Within Sulfurimonas sp. hsl 1-7, the genomic segment GATATTGCTACAACAGTGATTCTCTCTTCTTATACGATTTTATCGATAGTTTCAATCCTAAAGGGAGAGTCTTGGATGTTGGTGCAGGGTGTGGAATTGTTGGTCTTTTAGTTGCACGTGATAATGAAAAAGTTATTTTAGAAGCTGTTGAGAAACAAGAGGCTTTTGTCTCTTATGCAGAAAAAAATGCGCAAGAAAACGGTATAGAATATAAAGTCTATCATACTGATTTTACATCTTTGGAGGTGGAGGAGAAATATGATTACATCATATCAAACCCACCGTTTTATCCATCGGGTGCTCAAAAAAGTGCGAATGATATGTTGTTTCATGCAAGGTATGACGTAAATTTGCCGATGGAAGTGTTTTTTAAAAAAGTTTCACAACTTTTAAAACCGAAATCTCACTTTATCTTTTGTTACGATGCAACGCAGTTTGGGCGTGTATGTGCAGAGCTTGATAAAGTGAAGATGAGAGTGGTAGATGTACGTTTCGTACATCCAAAAGTAGATCGTGCAGCTTCTATTGTTATGATTCATGCTAGAAACGGTTCAAACTCTTTGATGAAAGTTTGGCCGCCGTTTATCAGTTTTGAGGGTAACGAGCAAAGTGAAGAATCAAAAAAAATTTATAAAAAAGCGTCAACACAGAGTATAAAATGTCAGATATAATAAAACAAGATGGATTCCCTTATGGTTTTACACCCTCAGCGTGTGAAACTTGTGAAGGGAGATGTTGTACGGGTGAGAGTGGATATATCTACGTCACAAAGAGTGAGATATTTGCGATCGCAGATCTTTTAGAGATGGATGTTAATGATTTTGCGATAAAATATCTCTTTAAAAAAGGGTATAAATACTCTATAAAAGAGAAAAAAGTCGGAGACTCTTACGAGTGTGTATTTTACGATAAAGAGTCTAACGGATGTCAGATCTATGAAGCACGTCCAACGCAGTGTAGAACTTTTCCGTTTTGGGATTATTTTAAAACAAGGGTGCAAGAAGTTAAAGATGAGTGCCCAGGGATAGTAGATGTATAAAATTTTTTTGCTTCTGTTTGTTTCAATCTTCTTTATCTCTTGTGCAACAACACACGAGAATAAACTTACACCAAATGAAAAAGCATTTGATGAAGAAGATACCTATATTATGTTCGCTTTACGTGCCGAGCAGGTAAAAAGTTATCAAACAGCAGCTAAACTTTTTGCTCAGTTGTATGACAAGTCACAAAAAAAAGAGTACTTGTATAGATCTGTGCAAAACAGATATCTTGCAAAAGATTACAATACTACTATCGAAATTATCAATCGTTATTTAGAATATGAACCAAACGATCGAAAATTGCAAAGATATAAGATAGGTTCTCTTGCGGAATCCGGAAATATATCTGAAGCGATCTCGTTAGCACTTCTCCTTTCAAAACAAACACAGCAACCTGATGATTATATCCTCA encodes:
- a CDS encoding YkgJ family cysteine cluster protein gives rise to the protein MSDIIKQDGFPYGFTPSACETCEGRCCTGESGYIYVTKSEIFAIADLLEMDVNDFAIKYLFKKGYKYSIKEKKVGDSYECVFYDKESNGCQIYEARPTQCRTFPFWDYFKTRVQEVKDECPGIVDV
- a CDS encoding tRNA1(Val) (adenine(37)-N6)-methyltransferase; this encodes MILHQPESGYCYNSDSLFLYDFIDSFNPKGRVLDVGAGCGIVGLLVARDNEKVILEAVEKQEAFVSYAEKNAQENGIEYKVYHTDFTSLEVEEKYDYIISNPPFYPSGAQKSANDMLFHARYDVNLPMEVFFKKVSQLLKPKSHFIFCYDATQFGRVCAELDKVKMRVVDVRFVHPKVDRAASIVMIHARNGSNSLMKVWPPFISFEGNEQSEESKKIYKKASTQSIKCQI